The Helianthus annuus cultivar XRQ/B chromosome 15, HanXRQr2.0-SUNRISE, whole genome shotgun sequence genomic sequence TTGCCTTTATCACCTCATATTGTGCAGCCTCTTCCATTCTTCTAAACTGTTCTGCTTCAAACGTCGGTTTGTGGGACCCATTATTCGACACATCAATCGATTCTTTGATCACACATTTCGTGTCTCCATTTTCGGCCAAATTCACTTTATGGGTCCTCATCTTTTTGTTCAAAGTTTCAACCGAAGCGCGAATCATAGCAAGATCATTGGTTGTTCTATTTAGCTTTGACTTTGCTTCTTTTAGCTCGGACAAGATGATCGCGGGTGGCAATGGGACCGAACACAAGGTCAAACTCGCGGTTGACTTGTCGGAAGATGTCACAGTTGTTCCTGAATCTGGATTTAGATTGAGGATTGATGAGACTTCTTTCATGATGTTGAGTTTTAATCCTTCCATTACACCTTTTGCTGACTCTAGTTCTCTTAGTACCTCTagtgtttcttgttcttttatgATTAGTTCTTTTTCTAACTCTGCTGCTTGTTTCTCTACTGTTTCCATGTCAATTTCTCCAAGATCATGCTGTTTAACACAAATTTTATTAGACTAAAGAGTTATAAAGCATATAACAAGTTAACAACATATATACTTGTAAAAGGTCTAGAAAATGTTAATAGTTATaaaacatacacatatataaCTTAGGCACGTTCAATACAgaaccaattccggggaaaacccggtaacccacccgcccgtaggcacgacggtaaattaccagtaaaaccctgtttggctcaaggatcgaacccaggtttccctgaATCTCCTATCACTGCCCACCAGTGCAGCACTCCTTTTTTTGCACCAAAtgagaattgaacttgagtcttcaAAGAAGAATTCAAATTCTCCTACCACTTGAGCTAGAGGTCATTGGCAATACAGAACCAATATTAAATAGAGAATTGCGAGAACTACGTACACACTTACCAGCTAGTGGTTATGCTGTTAAATAACAACGTTAATTATTATAACTAAAGCAATAAGTACAAATGTTCATACCGTTTTGTCATAGTTCTCTAATCAATATTGGTTATGTGTTTAATGGTCCTCTACTTACTTTAATTATATAAAAGAACACTCATGCTTAACTTTGTAAAGTTTAATATTCCTTTAAGGCTTTTGCAAACACCAAGCTCTTCTAAAGCTAAAATGTACTATAATAGGTACAAATAGGCCTACAAAGTACAAACCGAATGAGTATGAGCGGGTTTGTTGGTCTGTTTAAGGACAAATTTTTTTGTTTGTattcgtttattaagaaaaatGTGTTTATTCTTGACAGTgaacaaacaaaaataaacatacatgaacaaacagaaaataaataaattataaccTACCAAAACAGTGTTTAatttaaaaacactaatgaaaTCTACGTTCCTATATGTTTTATTCATATATAGCtactatataaaaaaaaatcatatacgTAAACGAACGAAAAATCTTCCGTGTTTActcatttaactaaacaaacataaatttttATTCTCTATACACATATGAACATAAACCATATTTCAATCAAATAATTCACTAAATGTTTGGTTATTTACAATCCAAGACAAGCCATTTCAAAATTTAATACAACTTGATATTGTTACTTTGGTTTAGTGGTTAAAAAAATTCTGTATGCGACCATATTATCTTAATTTAAAAGTTATATGCGACCGTATTATCTCAGTTTAAAATTTAGTATGAAGTATTTTACATAAATTGTCCAGTGGGTGCGCTGAGATTGCTTGGGATTGATTTGTTgaccgttaaaaaaaatattttacataaaATACTTGGaagttttatatttatctattttattACAAACGAATTTAATATACGACTTACACACTTTTTCTTTTATCAAATCCTAACAAGTATCAAATCCTTAACTACGGTTTTACCACAAACCAAACCGGCCGGTTTAGGTGCGATGACCGACTCACCGGTTTTACTGGcttgaagaaaaggttgaaccaacTTTTTCTTATCAAAATCATTATTTTCTAGTAAAATTTTGAAGTGACAAAAACGGTTTATGATAAAAGTTATATGCAAACAGTAAAAGTTATACCGCGGTTGGTTACAAATCCCAAAccgaaatgaaatgaaatgaaataaacAGTTAAAAGTGTTAAATCGTGAACCATACCGTTAAAATCTAAAACCGACCAGCATGAAATGTTTTAGAATAAGACATTAATTATAGGGGATGTTTTAGTTTAAGATATTTTTATAGGGGAATGTTTTAAAAtaagacattacttgtacggacaTTTTTTTTGAATGTATTATTGTTGGCAAAACGACATAATTCAAAACTATATGTTTCTCAAAACAACTCAAGTCACACAAACAATTGGCTTAAAAGAAATTCGCcgttgagaaaaaaaaaagaaaaaaaaaaaaagagaaactAACACCGGCGAGTCGAAGGATATGAAGGGGGATCCACGAACCACTTCCACCAAACCGCGTCACCGCCTCCTTAACCGACCCAAAAGGCGGCGACGTATCAATCTCAACCCTTGGGTTCATCAGCTTCGCGGTCTCTGAACCCAAATTGTCCGAAACAACGGACGATGGAAGCATTTCTGCCATGTTTAAGAGGAAGCAATGGCAATGGTtattgatgatgaaaatgagaatgagaatgatgaaagaagaagaataagaagaAGGTGGTAATAATAGTGTTGGGATTGTAAGCTGGTCCCAGTGATAATAGTGGGTTAAGCGTCGGTAAATTGAgtgtttttgtgtgtgtgtgtataggggAAAAAGGGAAAGCATGGAATAGTGGAGGGACAAAAGCTAAAGATACGCGTTCAAAGTTGTTTGTTGCCTGACCACTtttgtatatacatacatatacccTTTTCTTTTTATGAAATCTTTTGTTTAAAATACATGCAAATATTCCAAAGGTTTGTCGTAAATGATGACGGGGATGGATGAAACAATGGAATAGACGagagaatggaatggatcatttcGACAATCTAATCTCTCAGTTGTTATCCACATTGTTATTCTCTCATTCATTTATCACACACTATCGAATTCGTTGTGTTCTTGATTCCAATAAGATTTTGGGTTTAAGAATTTGTAAATAATATAAAACATGGAGTTAGTTGCTACGGAGACGGATGTGAGAAGAATGAAAGAGGGAGGGAGGGTTACTGCAAACGTGGTAGGGAAAGAGATTGGAAGGTCACTGGCTATGCACTGTTTGTGACAGGCATTGAATATTTTTGGGAGGAGAGAGAGAATGTGCGACATGTAGGAGAGGAGAGAGAGTAGTGAAGTTTATGAGGTGAGGTGAGGGCGAAGTGAGTTTGATGGGTGTCTCTAGACTGTAGATGGCCTCGTTGTGATAATTCAATGATGACGTATACCAAGGTAGGATTTACTACGCGATATAGAGAATCCTATAAATAACGTAGGACCCATTGATATGAGGTAAGGGTTAGGCATGTAACAAAAAGCATTCAACATGTACATAATGTAGAGCTCCAATAGAAAGGTGGACCAACATTTTTTTTTGACATATAGGGTAcataatttaaacatgttattACAATTTAGTTATGTTGTTTTAGCACATACAAATTAACATTTTCCATGATCAATTTAGGCTGGAAATAAGTTAGCTATAATACAAGCATGATCACACTTTCACTCAATGGCGCATATCACATAAATTAAATCACTATATATGTTAGTAAATTTTATTATGGAAATGAAAGTTCATGTATATCTTGTGAATTTCACTTTGGAGACCTATTTCAAGTTGCTCTATCACACCTTTAGAACATACGGAATGGAGGGGCATGAAGCGTTATGTGTCAGCCATGTCAGCAGAGAGGCGTGGTAAAAAACATAGAGTGAAAAAGTCATGAAAGTGAcgttataaaaaattaaaaataaaacaaacatcaACGAATCAAAACCAACCAAAACTATACACACCAATCAAGAGCCTCTACAGCACAAAACAAAAGCCCTCCACACCGGTAGAAAAAACTCGCGCCCacactaccccccccccccatgccaTGTCCGGGGTGGTGTGCACGGCGTGGACTGGCTTCCACGCCAATTTTTCACGTCCATTCTGTATAGTCTTACTAGTGATTTCGACAATCTAATTCTAGTTGACCAATTTATTGTTGTTTTGGTTTCTAAAAGTTTTATACAATTTATCATGTATTTTTCATTTCAAAAGACACCTTTTTCAACCTGGGGTTTATCACCAAAAGCACTAACATGAGTTTTATAATTTCTAAACCTTTTTCAACAAAATAACAAAATTTTTGTTTTGGATCAGTTTTACTTCATTTTCTTCAAAATATGTAATTAGCCATTCCAATAATTCAATTATCATTCAAAATTGATGATTCTAATTAATGAGAGCTAATAATTGATTAGTTTAGATTTTTCTTTATTTAATCAAAAGCCGCTCTAGATTTAATTTTGACTATTTACCAATTCTGATACTTGAATATCACCCAAAAATATTCTTTTATAGTGTTGATGAATTGGTATGTAAAAAACATCAACTTTGTTGAATTGACTCAAAACACATGATCAACTACGTATAATTCAAGTACATAACCATGTAGTTTAATTTGAAACTAGTCTTAAGTCTCTCACGTTGCGAGTTGAGGGCGTAAAACCGTGCTACCAGCGTTGTGGGGACATGATGGACTAAATATGAccaccaaagactatctaagtaGCAATCGAACGAAGACCAAATCCaagaaaaaacataaaacaaaaactaataaaaaaaaaactaacttatTTAACTTCTATGGCAAaactttaaaaatcatttttttattataaaaatagaAAACCTTAAGTTTACCATGAAAAAAACCAATAAGAGATAGTTACTATTCCTTACAATGTTATAGATTATTGttaacttccattttgctccatataatttggtcattttaacggttttggctcaatagtttaaaaatagccattttccttcttgatttttctaacttatcgtcattttgttccccgcctctaactccatccaaaaaatcCACTAACTAGAAGGgtgttttggtaattttatagataaaagcaAGGGTATGTAAGTCTTTTAACCTAAATAAacctataacttgtttatttacatgtatataagtaattCTTTTTGATCACCCATCTTTCCAACCACTCTTTCTACCGGCCACCCCTatccaccaccacctgcaactaCCACCTGCCGACCACGACTACCGCGACTTTTAACTAAACGTTTTAATTGAGTTAGAGCCAGGGAGTAAACTATCGAAATACCCCTACTTTTAATTGAAcgttttaactgagttagagccagagagcaaactggcgacaaactcgaaagatcagggaggaaaatgactatttttaaattATTGAAGCAAAACTGTTAAAATTACCAAACCACAGAAAGCAAAACAAAAGTTAACTCTATAGATTAATATATACAAAGAATCGTGGGCCAGGATTTCAAAATTAAGAGAAGTACACatctcaccatcatcatcatctacacATCTCACCATCATTATCatctcaccatcatcatcatctacacatctcaccatcatcatcatcatcatcatcatcatcaacatcatcatacttagtaaattACATCAATAGCAACGCTAATGTAGGGTctgagaagggtaagatgtagacaatcTTACCTTTACCCCGTAGGAacagagagactgcttccagtgagactccgactcgatagtagttttgcatcaagcctttgACACAAGGCAtataacactcaacaatcgggacaaaggccgattagtgtatgtacccttttgtctttcggctatcaacgccactgcatgatgcatgattaaccatcctcatcttttaacgttattttcacgaatttagtaaaataactttaaaattagtgcactttcacttttccCCCCTCGAGTGTCcaaacatatatacattatatgtgcataccACAAGTGAGCCTAAAGAAATGTACACATCTATGTAAGTTTATTACACAATGATGCATTGTATAAAATTAAGATTTTCTTTAACAGCAAATGTTTTCTTTACTCTACTTTATAATGTTTAAAATCGAGACTCACAATACGTTACACATTACACTTAAATTGTAGTCATATGACCCACTACTTGGTTGCGGATGACAAAGATATTGTAAGGACTCTCAAAACTTCCTAAATTATATCCGTAATTATAAACCCGGACCCTGAAACCCTAAACCAtatcaaaaatcaagaaaaacagaATTTTtgggtctcaggcgggccgcgtaaaagacCAGCCATGTCTttcgcgggccgcgtcaacttggGGTTGACCGGATAAGTATGACGGGGCCACGTGTTGACTAACGGAGGGACCTACTCGTGACCAATCAAACCTACTCGTAGACTGggcggccacgcgggccgcgtaaaagatatatgagggtttacgcgggccgcgtaaaaccctaatgtaacgcccggctcttttgtactttccatttatagaaagttttgcttgtatttctatttttggaaactttgtattcttgtaatcgttcctttctttgtaatcatcatcaaaccgagacttggatcattaatgaagcttgtattttattacatttatgttatacacactctatgtatgctcgtatgttcgatttggtgaatcaatcgatgtttaatcgttattcttggaaactatgtgcgaaacttgtaattaatctaaacttatgcattgaacgtgttttgaacgagaacgatacttggttatgacatttatacgcttaaacatactttggttttgattatcatgcttaactacaccttatactatgcttttgtatcaaaacaagtccctaaactctcaagaTTGTACCTAagaggatcaaatacaaacttcagggactaaagtGTAACAAAACGAAAGTTGGAAGACCCCtacccgccgcgtgacgcgagggtcctagacgtcacgcgacgcccttgtttcggcagaaggTGTGTTTCTTTGAGCTGCATGCACGAAATCCAACTCTccaacctcacccaatcacctttaatccacctctaatcacctccaatcatcttctaactcctccattataaatacccaccttctccaacccatttgacactttcacaactctctaatcttcacaaattcactctcaatctgca encodes the following:
- the LOC110912785 gene encoding WEB family protein At2g40480 isoform X1, with the translated sequence MLSLFPLYTHTQKHSIYRRLTHYYHWDQLTIPTLLLPPSSYSSSFIILILIFIINNHCHCFLLNMAEMLPSSVVSDNLGSETAKLMNPRVEIDTSPPFGSVKEAVTRFGGSGSWIPLHILRLAGHDLGEIDMETVEKQAAELEKELIIKEQETLEVLRELESAKGVMEGLKLNIMKEVSSILNLNPDSGTTVTSSDKSTASLTLCSVPLPPAIILSELKEAKSKLNRTTNDLAMIRASVETLNKKMRTHKVNLAENGDTKCVIKESIDVSNNGSHKPTFEAEQFRRMEEAAQYEVIKATSEIEHTKMSIKMVEMRLFAAKKMEEAARAMEAVACAESRPLVREGITLSYEEYCELTQKARKAEDVSKKNDYHRKDANLSTMAFLKNSMDHTDDAKFRRKTLGEALGTKTDTANERNLESKAGFPPRKPETHNHPKTRSSNPFHGHVPRRFEPLIGDYPSMINKESRPVLRTSVSIGDILSRKLILQDNIIVRDDVESQTQRDDPSLTEMLRDQSGLIFHDSSKTNKEGRIDKQFFSQRKKFGFIHVSLPLTKHNKKKSNPQTPQPLNMRYP